From Apium graveolens cultivar Ventura chromosome 9, ASM990537v1, whole genome shotgun sequence, the proteins below share one genomic window:
- the LOC141687011 gene encoding NAC domain-containing protein 71-like isoform X1, producing the protein MMASKRFGFPPGAFFTPTDRQVIDFYLKPKVLGLDLVFDVVENKQVYGPDSNPWQVFDLDDDESWFECADKETERVRLVFTKLSKIAKKNKIGRSRENTSKKAGCGTWVAKSKPEQIIDSHGNVVGERRYLVFDIKDNAAAVSGSRFGSFRMHEYCLSGINERFDPSRTHVLCKIIHDSSKKMVCPEIADIETNSTSTLIEPSVVVDDSVVVQDINMFGADFCFDDQGGEFSFCDDLCLDEDWISEIMNSITDEDLVQDTTKLGKRKFEEESFCGTKKLCMGMHNVCSV; encoded by the coding sequence ATGATGGCGTCCAAAAGATTTGGATTCCCCCCTGGTGCCTTCTTCACGCCGACTGACAGACAAGTGATTGATTTCTACTTGAAACCTAAAGTTTTAGGGCTTGATCTTGTGTTTGATGTTGTGGAGAACAAACAAGTTTACGGCCCAGATTCAAACCCATGGCAAGTCTTTGATCTTGATGATGATGAATCTTGGTTCGAATGTGCAGATAAAGAAACTGAGAGGGTTAGGCTTGTTTTTACGAAATTATCCAAGATTGCTAAGAAGAACAAGATTGGGAGATCAAGAGAGAATACTTCAAAGAAAGCTGGTTGTGGGACTTGGGTTGCCAAGTCAAAGCCTGAACAGATTATTGATTCTCATGGTAATGTTGTTGGCGAGAGAAGATATTTGGTTTTCGATATTAAAGATAATGCTGCTGCTGTCAGTGGCTCTCGGTTCGGTTCTTTTAGGATGCATGAGTATTGCTTGAGTGGAATTAATGAAAGGTTTGATCCTTCTCGTACTCATGTTCTTTGCAAGATCATTCATGATTCTTCGAAAAAAATGGTTTGTCCAGAAATTGCTGATATTGAGACAAATTCGACTTCAACTCTCATTGAGCCAAGTGTAGTCGTGGATGATTCTGTTGTGGTTCAAGATATTAATATGTTTGGGGCGGATTTTTGTTTTGATGACCAAGGTGGGGAGTTCTCTTTTTGTGATGATTTATGTTTGGATGAGGATTGGATTTCTGAAATTATGAATTCTATAACAGATGAAGATTTGGTTCAAGACACCACCAAGCTTGGCAAAAGGAAGTTTGAGGAAGAAAGTTTCTGCGGGACTAAGAAGCTATGTATGGG
- the LOC141684135 gene encoding U3 small nucleolar RNA-associated protein 18 homolog, whose product MGLISQNLENFNEGSKKKSKRKVLDEIEVVEQESDVGILGIKKSKKANVENEEMIMKEEMERKKIENLLFGSLHSPVVFGKDDDEDDDDDDDDGYVGGVGGGDYDRALFFVDRAADSHLSVYEDDEDFPEESKVVKGMQERKSVWVDDEEEKLSINVAKVNRLRKLRKEEEESVISGATYVSRLRAQHQKLNRGTDWARLDSREKDYDSGEDTDEESGVVEAKGYKDDEDVNDILRSDQDLVVKSSGKLLPGLLEYTKLVDANAEECSAGPVTSVQFHRNAQLLLTAGLDRRLRFFQIDGKRNTKIQSIFLEDCSIQKASFLPDGSQVIISGRRKFFYSFDLVKATVDKIGPLTGREEKSLEYFEVSPDSKMIAFTGNEGYILLVSAKTKELIGTLKMNGTCRSLAFSEDGQQLLSSGGDGHIYHWDLRTRTCFHKGVDEGCINGSFLCTSPRGNMFAAGSDSGIVNIYNREDFLGGKRKPLKTIENLTTKVGFMKFNHDAQILAISSKYASKSLKLVHVPSFTVFSNWPPPNKSLSNPTCLDFSPGGGFMAFGNAAGKVLLYKLHHYNRA is encoded by the coding sequence ATGGGTTTAATTTCACAAAATCTTGAAAATTTTAACGAGGGTAGTAAGAAAAAGAGTAAAAGGAAGGTTCTTGATGAGATAGAGGTTGTTGAGCAAGAATCTGATGTGGGTATTTTGGGAATTAAGAAAAGTAAGAAGGCGAATGTCGAAAATGAGGAGATGATCATGAAGGAGGAGATGGAGAGGAAGAAAATTGAGAATCTTTTGTTCGGGTCGTTGCATTCTCCGGTTGTGTTTGGGAAGGATGATGAcgaggatgatgatgatgatgatgatgatgggTATGTGGGAGGTGTTGGTGGGGGAGATTATGATCGTGCGTTGTTTTTTGTGGATAGGGCGGCAGATAGTCATTTGTCGGTTTATGAGGATGATGAGGATTTTCCGGAGGAGAGTAAGGTGGTTAAGGGAATGCAGGAGAGGAAGTCTGTTTGGGTGGATGATGAGGAAGAGAAGTTAAGTATAAATGTTGCTAAAGTTAACAGATTGAGGAAGTTGAGGAAGGAAGAGGAGGAGAGTGTGATTAGTGGTGCTACTTATGTGTCGAGATTGAGGGCTCAGCATCAGAAGCTTAACAGAGGGACCGATTGGGCTCGACTTGATTCGAGGGAGAAAGATTATGATTCTGGAGAGGATACAGATGAGGAGTCTGGGGTTGTGGAAGCTAAGGGTTACAAGGATGATGAAGATGTCAATGATATTCTCCGAAGTGATCAAGATCTTGTTGTGAAAAGCAGCGGGAAATTGTTGCCCGGACTTCTTGAGTACACGAAATTAGTTGATGCTAATGCAGAGGAATGTTCTGCTGGGCCGGTTACTTCTGTTCAGTTCCATAGAAATGCACAACTTCTTTTAACTGCTGGATTGGATAGAAGGCTTAGATTTTTTCAGATTGATGGTAAAAGGAACACTAAAATTCAAAGTATTTTTTTGGAAGATTGTTCGATTCAGAAGGCCTCTTTCCTCCCAGATGGATCTCAAGTTATTATATCTGGAAGAAGGAAGTTTTTTTACAGTTTTGACCTAGTGAAGGCTACAGTAGATAAAATTGGCCCTTTGACGGGAAGGGAGGAGAAgagtttggaatattttgaggTTTCACCAGACTCTAAAATGATTGCTTTTACTGGCAATGAAGGCTACATTTTACTAGTTTCTGCAAAAACGAAGGAACTGATCGGAACATTAAAGATGAATGGGACTTGTCGCTCTTTAGCTTTTTCTGAAGATGGGCAACAATTACTAAGCTCAGGCGGTGATGGACATATCTACCACTGGGATTTGAGGACAAGAACTTGCTTCCATAAAGGTGTTGATGAAGGTTGCATAAATGGTTCATTTCTTTGTACATCCCCTAGGGGGAATATGTTTGCTGCTGGTTCAGACAGTGGGATAGTGAACATTTATAACCGGGAGGATTTCTTGGGGGGAAAGAGAAAACCTCTCAAGACAATCGAAAATTTAACAACAAAAGTTGGTTTTATGAAGTTCAATCATGATGCTCAGATATTAGCCATCAGCTCAAAATATGCGAGTAAAAGTCTGAAGTTGGTTCATGTTCCTTCATTCACTGTTTTCTCCAACTGGCCTCCACCAAATAAAAGTTTGAGTAATCCCACCTGTTTGGATTTCAGTCCTGGTGGAGGTTTCATGGCTTTTGGTAATGCTGCAGGGAAGGTACTACTGTACAAGCTGCATCACTACAACCGTGCATAG
- the LOC141687011 gene encoding NAC domain-containing protein 71-like isoform X2, which translates to MMASKRFGFPPGAFFTPTDRQVIDFYLKPKVLGLDLVFDVVENKQVYGPDSNPWQVFDLDDDESWFECADKETERVRLVFTKLSKIAKKNKIGRSRENTSKKAGCGTWVAKSKPEQIIDSHGNVVGERRYLVFDIKDNAAAVSGSRFGSFRMHEYCLSGINERFDPSRTHVLCKIIHDSSKKMVCPEIADIETNSTSTLIEPSVVVDDSVVVQDINMFGADFCFDDQDEDLVQDTTKLGKRKFEEESFCGTKKLCMGMHNVCSV; encoded by the exons ATGATGGCGTCCAAAAGATTTGGATTCCCCCCTGGTGCCTTCTTCACGCCGACTGACAGACAAGTGATTGATTTCTACTTGAAACCTAAAGTTTTAGGGCTTGATCTTGTGTTTGATGTTGTGGAGAACAAACAAGTTTACGGCCCAGATTCAAACCCATGGCAAGTCTTTGATCTTGATGATGATGAATCTTGGTTCGAATGTGCAGATAAAGAAACTGAGAGGGTTAGGCTTGTTTTTACGAAATTATCCAAGATTGCTAAGAAGAACAAGATTGGGAGATCAAGAGAGAATACTTCAAAGAAAGCTGGTTGTGGGACTTGGGTTGCCAAGTCAAAGCCTGAACAGATTATTGATTCTCATGGTAATGTTGTTGGCGAGAGAAGATATTTGGTTTTCGATATTAAAGATAATGCTGCTGCTGTCAGTGGCTCTCGGTTCGGTTCTTTTAGGATGCATGAGTATTGCTTGAGTGGAATTAATGAAAGGTTTGATCCTTCTCGTACTCATGTTCTTTGCAAGATCATTCATGATTCTTCGAAAAAAATGGTTTGTCCAGAAATTGCTGATATTGAGACAAATTCGACTTCAACTCTCATTGAGCCAAGTGTAGTCGTGGATGATTCTGTTGTGGTTCAAGATATTAATATGTTTGGGGCGGATTTTTGTTTTGATGACCAAG ATGAAGATTTGGTTCAAGACACCACCAAGCTTGGCAAAAGGAAGTTTGAGGAAGAAAGTTTCTGCGGGACTAAGAAGCTATGTATGGG
- the LOC141686173 gene encoding peroxidase 7-like: MSVKEMTALSGAHSIGLSQCSTFSSRLYQFNSSHPQDPALDSKFANFLKKKCPENAANSVDLDVVTPYRLDNQYYKNLKRNIGVLTTDQVLASSPLTSKIVKKYIDYPEVWIKDFAEAMVHLGNLDVLTGTEGEIRNKCGAVN, from the coding sequence ATGTCGGTAAAAGAAATGACAGCCCTTTCTGGAGCTCATTCCATTGGATTGTCTCAGTGTAGTACATTTTCTTCTCGTCTCTACCAATTTAATTCAAGTCATCCACAAGATCCCGCCCTGGATTCCAAGTTTGCGAATTTCCTGAAGAAAAAGTGTCCTGAAAATGCTGCCAACAGTGTGGATCTTGATGTTGTGACCCCATATCGTCTGGATAACCAGTACTACAAGAATTTGAAGAGGAATATAGGAGTGCTGACAACAGATCAAGTCCTTGCCAGTAGTCCATTGACATCTAAAATTGTGAAGAAATATATAGATTATCCTGAAGTTTGGATCAAGGACTTTGCAGAAGCCATGGTGCACCTTGGAAACCTTGATGTTTTGACTGGAACAGAAGGAGAGATTCGAAACAAATGCGGGGCTGTCAATTAG